A part of Sporomusaceae bacterium FL31 genomic DNA contains:
- a CDS encoding ABC transporter ATP-binding protein, which produces MIRIKELNVTYESGGNSYDVLKNFNLELAPGETCAVIGPSGCGKSTLLKVLAGILTNFAGVVEINGRPIKPRTQKIGFIPQNYGLLAWKNIYDNILLGVKIKQANNQENEANLAEMVQLLGLDGLEYRYPNELSGGQQQRVALARAFLLKPDLLLMDEPFSALDAMTREDIQNVFLNVWRKHATSTILVTHHMEEAVYLGQKIVILSAAPGTISYIVDNPLFGAENVRNHQDFFQLCIKLRKMIKEDWSK; this is translated from the coding sequence ATGATTAGAATAAAAGAATTAAACGTGACTTACGAATCGGGCGGAAACAGCTATGATGTGCTGAAAAATTTCAACCTGGAGCTTGCTCCAGGTGAAACATGTGCGGTGATAGGACCTTCGGGATGCGGAAAATCAACATTGTTAAAAGTTTTGGCTGGAATTTTGACTAACTTTGCTGGTGTGGTTGAAATCAATGGGCGGCCGATTAAGCCAAGAACTCAAAAAATCGGGTTTATTCCGCAAAATTATGGACTATTGGCCTGGAAGAATATCTATGACAATATTCTTTTAGGAGTTAAGATCAAACAAGCAAACAATCAAGAAAATGAGGCCAACCTGGCTGAAATGGTTCAACTTTTGGGTCTTGATGGCTTGGAATATCGTTATCCGAATGAATTGAGTGGAGGACAGCAGCAGCGTGTTGCCTTAGCTCGTGCTTTTTTGCTAAAGCCAGACTTGCTGTTGATGGATGAACCTTTCTCAGCTCTGGATGCAATGACCAGAGAGGATATTCAAAATGTTTTTTTAAATGTATGGCGTAAGCATGCCACGTCCACCATTCTAGTTACTCACCATATGGAAGAAGCGGTTTATTTAGGTCAAAAAATTGTGATTTTATCTGCAGCTCCCGGAACAATCAGTTATATTGTCGACAATCCGCTGTTCGGAGCAGAAAATGTTCGTAATCATCAGGATTTTTTTCAGCTTTGCATAAAACTAAGAAAGATGATAAAAGAGGATTGGTCAAAGTGA
- a CDS encoding ABC transporter permease: MNDKGTGIWYIYGILIFLAVWQAAATWIQLPIIPSPGKVLENLINIFVSQIAIHGFYSLWRIIAGLFIAVIVGIPLGLCMGYFPSWDRYLSPIVYLTYPIPKIALLPVVMLLFGLGESSKILMIFLIIVFQVIIAVRDGVKGIPKETYYPLYSLGAGFMDICREILIPASMPKFLTSLRVAMATAVSVLFFTETFGTTYGMGYFIMDAWMRVNYLEMYSGIAVLSNIGLILFGTIDYIERRTCSWQYK, encoded by the coding sequence GTGAATGACAAAGGCACAGGTATTTGGTATATCTACGGGATATTGATTTTCCTTGCTGTGTGGCAGGCTGCTGCGACGTGGATTCAGCTGCCCATTATTCCATCGCCCGGCAAAGTATTGGAAAATCTGATTAATATTTTTGTATCACAAATTGCTATTCATGGATTCTATAGCTTATGGCGGATTATAGCAGGACTTTTTATTGCGGTCATTGTCGGCATTCCACTTGGACTCTGTATGGGCTATTTTCCCAGTTGGGATCGATATTTGTCACCAATTGTTTATTTAACTTATCCGATTCCTAAAATTGCTCTTTTGCCGGTCGTTATGCTGCTTTTTGGCTTAGGCGAATCATCAAAAATTCTGATGATATTTTTAATTATTGTATTTCAGGTCATCATAGCTGTGCGGGATGGGGTCAAAGGAATTCCGAAGGAAACTTACTATCCGTTGTATTCATTAGGTGCAGGATTTATGGATATCTGCCGGGAAATTCTAATCCCGGCTTCAATGCCTAAATTCTTGACATCGTTACGGGTTGCCATGGCCACCGCGGTATCGGTGCTGTTTTTTACGGAAACATTTGGGACAACCTATGGCATGGGATATTTCATTATGGATGCCTGGATGCGGGTAAATTATTTGGAAATGTATTCAGGAATTGCTGTTTTAAGTAATATCGGACTTATTTTGTTTGGTACGATTGACTATATTGAAAGAAGAACCTGCAGCTGGCAGTATAAATAA
- a CDS encoding cAMP-binding protein — protein sequence MLRMKLSDTNLLEILNLPEYEQALSLFSERKAKKKEIIFPPDQIDDKVIIVKKGRLRVYLTLADKEFTLSILEPGDVFSTHTRAYTQCMDDCVFLVSSTENFRTILMQYPTFAFNVINVLGDLLHNSITIINGLVFKDVTARLAEFLVRMADKRGVAIENGIKLELGLTVEQIAMMVGAARQTVSATVTDLAEAGIISKVEQGNITILDIDRLRKLVL from the coding sequence GTGCTTAGGATGAAATTATCAGATACGAACTTATTGGAAATTTTAAATTTACCGGAATATGAGCAAGCGTTAAGTTTATTTTCTGAACGCAAAGCCAAGAAAAAGGAAATAATTTTTCCTCCAGATCAGATTGATGATAAAGTCATTATTGTAAAAAAAGGACGTTTGAGGGTTTATTTAACGTTAGCGGATAAGGAATTTACACTGTCTATTCTTGAGCCTGGCGATGTTTTTAGTACTCACACTAGAGCTTACACCCAATGTATGGATGACTGCGTATTTCTGGTAAGCAGTACTGAAAATTTTAGAACGATATTGATGCAATATCCAACCTTTGCGTTTAATGTCATTAACGTTTTGGGTGACTTGCTGCATAACTCAATTACAATCATCAATGGGCTGGTTTTTAAAGATGTTACTGCACGGCTTGCAGAATTTTTGGTTCGTATGGCTGATAAACGAGGAGTTGCAATCGAGAATGGGATTAAATTGGAATTGGGGTTGACTGTTGAACAAATCGCTATGATGGTAGGCGCTGCCCGGCAAACGGTTTCCGCGACAGTGACTGATTTGGCGGAAGCTGGGATTATTAGTAAAGTGGAGCAGGGCAATATCACCATTTTAGATATCGATCGATTGCGAAAACTAGTTTTGTAA
- a CDS encoding aminotransferase, with the protein MAVVFAKRMDVMKASEIREILKITQRPEVISFAGGLPAPELFPIEEMKQVARIVLEESGSQALQYSTTEGFAPLRQHIAQRMNNKFKTCVHSDNILITSGSQQALDFSGKLFLNEGDIVLCESPTYLAAISAFKAYQPQFIEVPTDGDGMIIAELQQILERHDNIKLVYVIPDFQNPTGRTWSIKRRQQFIAVMSQYDIPVIEDNPYGELRFEGEIPPSIKSLDRKGIVIFVSTFSKTFCPGLRIGWIAADQNLIEKYVLIKQGADLHTSSISQREISKYLDLYDFDANIVKIVQVYRQRRNAIVEAMQNYFPDDIKFNRPQGGLFTWVELPKHFKAVELLQSCLQQDIAFVPGDSFFPNRIVENTFRLNYSNMPEERIFEGIQRLAKVIKQVQS; encoded by the coding sequence GTGGCTGTTGTGTTTGCTAAACGGATGGATGTCATGAAAGCATCCGAAATAAGAGAAATACTTAAAATTACTCAGCGCCCTGAAGTAATTTCCTTTGCGGGAGGCCTGCCTGCACCCGAACTATTTCCAATTGAGGAAATGAAACAGGTTGCCCGTATTGTGTTAGAAGAATCAGGCAGCCAGGCTCTGCAGTATTCTACTACTGAAGGCTTTGCACCGCTACGTCAGCACATTGCTCAAAGAATGAATAATAAGTTTAAAACGTGTGTTCATAGTGACAATATTCTCATAACCAGTGGTTCACAACAGGCACTTGACTTTTCAGGGAAGTTATTTTTAAATGAGGGAGATATTGTCTTGTGTGAGAGCCCCACTTATTTAGCTGCGATCAGTGCCTTTAAAGCCTATCAACCCCAGTTTATTGAAGTGCCTACTGATGGTGACGGAATGATTATTGCTGAGTTGCAGCAAATCCTGGAGCGGCATGATAATATAAAGTTAGTCTATGTTATTCCTGATTTTCAAAATCCCACAGGGAGAACCTGGTCAATTAAGCGCCGTCAGCAATTTATTGCAGTGATGAGTCAATATGATATTCCAGTTATTGAGGATAATCCTTATGGTGAATTGCGCTTTGAAGGCGAAATTCCACCATCCATCAAATCACTTGATCGTAAGGGGATTGTCATTTTTGTCAGTACTTTCTCAAAAACCTTCTGCCCTGGATTACGTATCGGCTGGATTGCGGCTGATCAAAATCTGATTGAGAAATATGTGCTCATTAAACAAGGGGCCGACTTACATACTTCGTCGATCAGTCAGCGAGAAATAAGCAAATATTTAGATCTATACGATTTTGATGCCAACATTGTGAAGATTGTTCAGGTATATCGACAGCGGCGTAATGCCATCGTTGAGGCTATGCAAAACTATTTTCCTGATGACATTAAGTTTAACAGACCTCAAGGAGGCTTATTTACCTGGGTTGAGCTGCCCAAACACTTTAAAGCTGTTGAATTATTACAGTCATGTTTGCAACAGGATATTGCTTTTGTTCCTGGGGATTCATTTTTTCCTAACCGTATTGTGGAGAACACCTTTCGTTTAAATTACTCTAACATGCCGGAAGAAAGAATTTTTGAAGGTATTCAAAGATTGGCGAAAGTCATTAAGCAAGTTCAATCATAG
- a CDS encoding ATPase AAA, giving the protein MKSLESLKVVLEHIIQTNYDGLCVIAGDGRIAQINDRFASVLGRTQVELIGQNIEDTCLAQAFQQVIMSSQKAAVSIQGNASGEPVDIALVPMLLDDILAGVVAYVDCDAIVQELTESLKVAQQKAVYLEQKLRIDQETRWHPDRYIGETLEQKLVRTLKPGSAFDAFIGLSPKVLEALAMAGKAAQAQSTVLICGKSGTGKELIAAGIHKASPRCHGPFIKLNCAAIPATLLESELFGHEKGAFTGAIKKKLGKFELADQGTIFLDEIGEMDLSMQSKLLRVLQDCTFERVGAEGSIKVNVRVVAATNRNVEQMVKTGQFRDDLYYRLSVIPIHLPPLNERKEDIPLLVDYFLKYFNQQLGKQIKGISQAAMDALVHYEWPGNVRELKNIIERVAVLTDEIYIELCDLPSCFHHAKSCDSEEVKIYGSIVREKIFPLEQYEKQIIKAALEKHGSYTAAAKALGITHKTVAAKAQKYGLMDWINRWTLF; this is encoded by the coding sequence ATGAAAAGCCTGGAAAGTTTAAAAGTGGTGCTTGAACATATTATTCAAACCAATTATGATGGTCTGTGCGTCATTGCTGGTGATGGTCGTATTGCCCAAATAAATGATCGGTTTGCAAGTGTTCTAGGTAGAACGCAGGTTGAACTAATAGGCCAAAATATTGAGGATACTTGCTTGGCACAGGCTTTTCAGCAGGTAATTATGTCTAGTCAGAAAGCCGCTGTATCGATTCAGGGTAATGCGAGTGGAGAGCCTGTGGATATAGCATTAGTGCCAATGCTTCTGGATGATATCCTTGCCGGCGTAGTGGCTTATGTAGATTGTGATGCTATTGTGCAAGAACTGACTGAAAGTCTTAAGGTTGCTCAGCAAAAGGCTGTATATTTGGAGCAGAAACTTAGAATAGACCAGGAAACACGCTGGCATCCAGACCGGTATATTGGTGAGACTTTAGAGCAAAAGCTAGTCAGGACATTAAAACCAGGCAGTGCGTTTGATGCTTTTATTGGGTTAAGTCCTAAAGTGCTAGAAGCTTTAGCCATGGCAGGAAAAGCGGCTCAAGCTCAATCAACTGTATTAATCTGTGGAAAGAGTGGAACCGGTAAAGAGTTGATTGCCGCAGGCATTCATAAGGCCAGTCCACGTTGTCATGGTCCGTTCATAAAATTAAATTGTGCTGCTATTCCGGCAACACTATTGGAAAGTGAACTTTTTGGGCATGAGAAAGGAGCCTTTACTGGTGCCATAAAAAAGAAGCTGGGCAAATTTGAATTAGCTGATCAAGGGACAATATTTCTCGATGAGATTGGTGAAATGGATTTAAGCATGCAATCTAAATTGTTAAGAGTTTTGCAAGATTGTACCTTTGAAAGGGTAGGAGCAGAAGGCAGTATTAAAGTGAATGTTCGAGTGGTTGCAGCTACTAATCGTAATGTAGAGCAAATGGTTAAAACCGGACAATTCCGTGACGATCTTTATTACCGATTGAGTGTTATTCCCATTCATTTGCCACCCCTCAATGAGCGAAAAGAAGATATTCCGCTGTTGGTCGATTATTTTTTGAAATATTTTAATCAGCAATTAGGGAAGCAAATTAAAGGCATTAGTCAGGCTGCCATGGATGCCTTAGTCCATTATGAGTGGCCAGGAAATGTTAGGGAACTCAAGAACATCATTGAGCGGGTAGCCGTACTGACTGACGAGATTTATATAGAATTATGTGATTTGCCTAGTTGTTTTCACCATGCCAAAAGCTGTGACAGCGAAGAGGTTAAAATTTACGGTTCAATTGTTCGGGAAAAGATTTTTCCGTTAGAGCAATATGAAAAACAAATTATTAAAGCCGCGCTTGAAAAACACGGGAGTTATACAGCAGCGGCAAAGGCATTAGGGATTACTCACAAAACAGTTGCGGCAAAAGCTCAAAAGTATGGATTAATGGATTGGATTAACCGGTGGACCTTGTTTTAA
- a CDS encoding transcriptional regulator: MQDMKGYMQKSELLKAMAHPVRLCIIKGLINNQCNVTKMQECLNLPQSTVSQHLSKLKSAGIIEGERNGLEICYKVVNQQVIKIVEELF, translated from the coding sequence ATGCAAGATATGAAAGGCTATATGCAGAAAAGCGAACTTCTTAAAGCCATGGCACATCCTGTGAGGCTCTGCATCATTAAAGGTTTAATTAACAACCAGTGTAATGTTACTAAAATGCAGGAATGCCTCAATCTTCCCCAATCTACCGTATCCCAACACCTCAGTAAACTAAAGTCAGCTGGCATTATTGAAGGGGAACGAAACGGGCTGGAAATCTGTTATAAGGTGGTCAATCAACAAGTCATTAAGATTGTCGAAGAGCTATTCTAA
- the norC gene encoding nitric oxide reductase subunit C gives MKLGLKIFVAVFLISLASFSWLIYYSTTSAKLQAIPLQAAKGKLLFQKKACIECHTVFGNGGYSGGDLTKVYGNLGKAGLRDYLTQPPILQGAKQKRHDQLTLEDADDLIEYLAFVFSIDTNNWPPQPIYNRNGQAR, from the coding sequence ATGAAGTTGGGTCTAAAGATCTTTGTAGCAGTTTTTTTAATTTCATTGGCCAGTTTTTCTTGGTTAATCTATTATTCAACAACCAGTGCTAAACTTCAAGCGATACCGCTGCAGGCAGCAAAAGGCAAACTTTTGTTTCAGAAAAAAGCTTGTATTGAGTGCCACACAGTTTTTGGCAACGGGGGATATAGTGGCGGCGATCTTACCAAGGTGTATGGCAATCTCGGTAAAGCGGGCCTAAGAGACTATCTGACTCAGCCTCCAATCCTACAGGGAGCCAAACAAAAGCGTCATGATCAGTTGACGCTTGAGGACGCCGATGACTTGATTGAGTATTTAGCCTTTGTTTTCTCTATAGACACCAATAACTGGCCGCCACAGCCCATTTACAACAGGAATGGCCAAGCCAGATAG
- a CDS encoding MFS transporter: MRNIRDMNKQVTRDEAISLLAQAEYGVLSTVDDSGQPYGVPLNFIVLDGAVYLHCGLEGHKLDNISSNHQVCFTVVATSTVVPSSFSANYESVIVFGKAHIVHDMEKVTMLKELVKKYSHEYQDKGLKVIESFKDKCTVIRIAIEHITGKRKK, encoded by the coding sequence ATGAGAAATATTCGTGATATGAATAAACAAGTCACTCGGGATGAGGCCATAAGTCTGTTAGCACAGGCAGAGTATGGGGTGCTTTCTACCGTTGATGACAGTGGGCAACCCTATGGAGTGCCGCTGAATTTTATTGTTTTGGACGGAGCCGTATATCTGCATTGCGGCTTAGAGGGGCACAAGCTGGACAATATCAGCAGCAATCATCAGGTATGCTTTACCGTAGTCGCCACTTCAACGGTGGTACCCAGTTCTTTTAGCGCTAATTATGAAAGCGTTATTGTTTTCGGTAAAGCCCATATTGTCCATGATATGGAGAAAGTCACTATGCTTAAAGAATTAGTGAAAAAGTACAGTCATGAATATCAGGATAAAGGCTTAAAAGTCATTGAATCTTTCAAAGATAAATGCACTGTGATTCGCATAGCGATTGAACATATCACCGGGAAGAGAAAAAAATAA
- a CDS encoding carbon monoxide dehydrogenase: MKIAVSGKGGVGKTTLAGTLARLFAKEGYAVLAVDADPDANLAAAVGIPEKIQANITPLAKMKELAQERTGSDGAYGSLFILNPKVDDLPEALWVEYQGVKLLTMGTVDKGGSGCVCSENTLIRRLMQNLLVSRDEVVIMDMEAGVEHLGRGTAEYVDALIVVVEPGRRSIQTARQIRDLARDILIKNVFVVASKVRSAADVEFIRENLADFCLLGSISFQASLIEADVNGLASFEVGGEFLAEIQAIKNKLLAELPDKT, from the coding sequence ATGAAAATAGCCGTGAGTGGCAAAGGCGGCGTTGGTAAAACTACATTGGCAGGTACATTAGCCCGCTTATTTGCCAAAGAAGGATATGCTGTCTTGGCTGTTGATGCCGATCCTGATGCTAATCTTGCAGCAGCGGTTGGTATTCCTGAAAAAATTCAGGCCAATATTACTCCATTGGCAAAAATGAAAGAGTTAGCTCAGGAACGTACCGGTTCTGATGGCGCATACGGTTCACTGTTTATACTAAACCCAAAGGTCGATGATCTACCGGAAGCCCTTTGGGTAGAATATCAAGGTGTTAAGTTATTGACCATGGGAACTGTAGATAAAGGCGGCAGTGGCTGCGTTTGCTCGGAAAATACCTTGATTCGAAGATTAATGCAGAATTTATTGGTTAGCAGGGACGAAGTTGTTATTATGGATATGGAAGCTGGTGTAGAGCATCTGGGACGTGGTACTGCCGAGTATGTCGATGCACTCATTGTCGTTGTTGAGCCAGGCCGGCGCAGTATTCAAACAGCTCGCCAAATTCGTGATCTTGCTCGGGATATCTTAATTAAAAATGTTTTTGTAGTGGCAAGTAAGGTTCGTTCTGCTGCTGATGTTGAATTTATCAGAGAAAATCTAGCTGATTTTTGTTTGCTGGGATCCATCTCTTTTCAAGCTTCACTGATCGAGGCTGATGTCAATGGGCTGGCTTCGTTTGAAGTTGGCGGCGAATTTTTGGCTGAGATACAAGCAATAAAAAATAAACTTCTGGCGGAATTACCGGATAAAACTTAA
- a CDS encoding metal ABC transporter substrate-binding protein, with product MKRTTIIAMLLMLLMLFSGCANDKKQDVAPKQGQLQMLTIGLMPDVDSIPFIIAQEKGYFKEEGLTVTLKSFKSAMERDSALQSGNLDGVISDMLAEAFAKSGGFDTVITSLTTGSYKLVVNKNEPAASIQELKGKEIAISKNTIIDYVTDKIASDGGVTANEINRIVIPQIPARLEMLQNNKIAAATLPEPLATIAVKNGARVIKSSEQLQLNPGVLIFTAKSVHEKEKEIQAMYRAYSKAIDYLANEPVDNYIDLLIDKGGFPKEVKGALVLPQYKKPAAPQQKDIDDVLTWLQQRQLIQTKYSYTDLVDTRFVR from the coding sequence ATGAAGAGAACGACGATTATAGCAATGTTGCTGATGCTTTTGATGCTTTTTTCAGGCTGCGCTAACGATAAAAAGCAAGATGTTGCTCCAAAACAAGGACAACTGCAGATGCTTACGATTGGACTCATGCCTGATGTGGATTCTATTCCGTTTATTATTGCCCAGGAAAAAGGGTATTTCAAAGAAGAAGGCCTAACTGTTACTCTGAAATCCTTTAAGAGTGCTATGGAGCGCGACAGTGCGCTGCAAAGCGGTAATTTAGACGGAGTTATCTCTGATATGTTAGCAGAAGCTTTTGCGAAGTCAGGCGGTTTTGATACGGTTATCACTTCATTGACAACAGGAAGCTATAAATTAGTTGTTAACAAGAATGAGCCAGCAGCATCCATTCAGGAACTCAAAGGGAAAGAGATTGCTATTTCTAAAAATACCATTATTGATTATGTTACAGATAAGATCGCCAGTGATGGTGGCGTAACAGCCAATGAGATCAATCGAATTGTTATTCCACAAATACCAGCACGCCTGGAAATGTTACAAAACAACAAAATTGCTGCTGCAACTCTTCCGGAGCCGCTGGCAACCATTGCGGTGAAAAATGGTGCCAGGGTCATTAAAAGTTCGGAACAGCTGCAACTAAATCCTGGAGTGCTGATATTTACTGCAAAATCGGTTCATGAGAAAGAAAAAGAAATTCAGGCCATGTATAGAGCTTATAGTAAAGCCATTGACTATTTAGCCAATGAACCTGTGGACAATTATATTGATTTATTAATCGATAAAGGCGGTTTCCCAAAAGAGGTAAAAGGCGCGCTTGTTTTACCCCAATATAAAAAGCCTGCAGCACCGCAGCAAAAAGATATTGATGATGTATTGACCTGGCTGCAGCAGCGGCAATTAATTCAAACTAAATACTCCTATACCGATCTAGTTGATACCAGATTTGTAAGGTAA
- the norB gene encoding nitric oxide reductase subunit B, with product MYLSQHLSVKYALVAYLLFTIQGIVAIGGAAALLLPDLAVPISYASGRAFHLNLSIYWPLLGMIGAVYFFFSEEAALEFSSCKLINVNFWLLVGTISFTLGTLLLGYTEGREYLEALWPFKIATAISTIILSVNLLRTYQKTTVPKSRATLVSMLAGSLSLIIFYIPNIISYSHPTVDEIAKFLVVHIWEEMSLELISTGVLAALLIKVTGAKRQAIEAAVYLDITFMALAGIMATAHHYYWIGVPAFWLWVGGLFSAMQVIPVMILIYTTIKTANIKDFLLLSNRDKITIALIGSSVFYHIFGAGFLGFFMAYPPINRYVHGTYITSAHAHFALFGVFGFLVLAVCFYMLFNESVLNKKHYQWCWLAVGALNAGLMIMGISLLLAGGLQCYFWRVIGLSIGETNQLLKPYLLFRTIGAIIYTMGSLTLAFIVFKNVWPRLRFYFQSNKINAVIHYQQLYRIQELLNCLVKKEREAEQLLDKIKKIFEQLTKRSNR from the coding sequence TTGTATTTATCTCAACATTTAAGTGTTAAATATGCCCTTGTTGCGTACCTGCTGTTTACAATTCAGGGCATTGTCGCGATTGGTGGTGCAGCGGCCCTCCTCCTTCCCGATTTAGCTGTGCCGATTTCATATGCAAGCGGCAGAGCCTTCCATTTGAATCTCAGCATCTATTGGCCGTTATTAGGAATGATTGGTGCGGTATATTTCTTTTTTAGTGAAGAGGCCGCGCTGGAGTTTTCTAGTTGTAAATTAATTAATGTGAACTTTTGGCTGCTGGTTGGCACAATTAGTTTTACTCTAGGAACGCTTCTATTAGGTTACACCGAGGGGCGTGAGTATCTGGAAGCTCTTTGGCCGTTCAAGATTGCTACCGCGATATCGACAATCATTCTTAGCGTGAATTTGTTACGTACCTATCAGAAGACTACTGTGCCGAAGAGCCGGGCAACGCTAGTTAGTATGTTGGCTGGGAGTTTATCGCTAATCATTTTTTATATTCCCAATATCATATCTTATTCTCATCCAACAGTGGATGAAATTGCAAAGTTCTTGGTGGTACACATCTGGGAAGAAATGTCACTTGAGCTGATCAGTACCGGTGTTTTAGCGGCCTTATTAATCAAGGTCACTGGCGCTAAGCGGCAAGCCATTGAGGCTGCCGTTTATTTGGATATTACCTTTATGGCGCTGGCTGGAATCATGGCTACTGCTCATCATTACTATTGGATTGGCGTACCTGCGTTTTGGTTGTGGGTTGGCGGTCTTTTTAGTGCAATGCAAGTCATTCCAGTGATGATTCTAATTTATACAACAATAAAAACAGCGAATATTAAGGATTTTTTACTGTTATCAAACCGTGATAAAATAACAATCGCATTAATTGGCAGCAGTGTTTTTTATCATATATTTGGTGCTGGCTTCTTAGGTTTCTTTATGGCCTATCCACCCATTAATCGCTATGTCCATGGCACTTACATTACCTCAGCTCATGCCCATTTTGCGCTATTTGGGGTCTTTGGTTTTTTAGTGTTGGCAGTTTGCTTTTATATGCTTTTTAATGAAAGTGTACTCAATAAGAAGCATTACCAATGGTGCTGGTTAGCGGTCGGAGCTCTAAATGCAGGTTTGATGATTATGGGAATTAGCTTACTGCTGGCTGGCGGCCTGCAATGTTATTTTTGGCGAGTGATCGGCTTAAGTATTGGTGAAACCAATCAATTATTAAAACCATATTTGCTGTTCAGGACGATTGGGGCAATCATTTATACAATGGGTAGTTTGACCTTAGCGTTTATAGTTTTTAAAAATGTCTGGCCGCGCTTACGATTCTATTTTCAAAGCAATAAAATTAATGCAGTCATTCATTACCAGCAGCTATATCGAATTCAGGAATTGCTTAATTGTCTAGTGAAAAAAGAACGGGAAGCCGAACAACTGCTGGATAAAATTAAAAAAATTTTTGAACAGTTAACGAAGAGGAGCAATCGTTAG